The uncultured Flavobacterium sp. genome has a window encoding:
- a CDS encoding gliding motility-associated C-terminal domain-containing protein has product MKKNFTFCSLNFQKRLFGLLLFFLLCTNVFSQTICRPVSQTNSQGGFLCLGLNVNSPANAYDSAGLTTFATLTNSVGVSCFVEETMTLNQTAKAGDQIAIYFGTGNGLLDLGLLSNASLQTKMSGTNVGSSVTLNDPSLNLIFLLGNTVGVAKYTLTGDANQVQIKVGGILSLLLSLRIYDVRLEFVQPTVTGGLSQTVCAGSATTLTATPAAGTTLEWYSSAASTVPLATGNTYTTPVLNANTTYYIGISRAAGCEGNVRVPVVLNVSNPVAPAVNNAGTVICSTGATQQTTLTLLNPIPGTTYSWYSVPSGGAALTTGTTYSPTVPLGTTTFYVEGAIGSCKSPTRTAVNVVSTAVPATPTVLTQSVTIQSGQNATLNAETSEPGAQLNWYDVATGGTPVATNTPNFTTPILTATTTYYVEAQSSNGNCVSAVRVPVTVTVQSALGGCHEASSQQTTQNGLCLLCSSTNPNNSVDGNTATAARLTVPLGLINGWIQQTLQFTNPGKTGDIVDVELEIPGGLTNLSLLGQISLATYNGATYNNDRISIDNPSIILQALSGDRFRASVTAGANFDRVEIRLGGLVALVANLDIYQATYRYKAPAITGNTTVCSGQTTTLTAVLAVGETVNWYSAATGGASLASTAAFTTPVLTTGTTYYVEITRNGCVNSERNPVQVLVDNPVLPVVDVSPSTICSGQSATLSVQTPVVGTTYNWYDAASGGNLLFTGTSFTTPALTANTNYYVEAVIGSCSTPTRTAVNLTINPLPAVPTFASSNVIIQSGQTIALSVSNPVAGVKYNWYDVPTGGISVALNTTSYTPSPVLTANKTYYVEAVDAVTDCTNPVRGVINVIVIDNVSTCLQAGSQITSTGGLCILCTSANQNDSVDGDISTFAELTAPLGVTGYIQQLLTFATPGQTGDIIDIELEIPGGLTNGTLLGAVSLATFNGVTYNNDRVTITNNLLNLQPLSGNRFKASFTATAPFDKVEVRLGGVATALANLYIYQASYRFPNAVITGASAPICSGQTASLTASSTGTETFTWYDAPTGGNIVAVNPTASLTSTTTYYLEATRGGTCINSLRQAVTVTVLSIPTDADVIITTPVEATCAGDAVLTPTSSTITGAEFRYYTDQNKTQEIITGTTVASQPGVTFTKNAITGELTIAGLNAAGAPYNYFVSILNGGTCENVNGTLKQVIVNFPSTTVLNVNATLTGCGSANLRNAITNFDSTGNTTYTFYDSSNNVITSDAAANITISGVYSILAQGNGVTCPSVKRSVTVTINALPSLVVTNPSESVNIGSNVTLTAVSTGTISWFDPHGNPLTGPTFTTGVLNTPGVYTYTVVASDGICSATATKVINVIDLSKCQSLTERVYATAQTSGSIITGSVTDGANAVDGNPQTFSTITTGVGLLGVGTTWQNLTWPAPIVKGTPVTIKLGSESTVLAVGQNLSVIGTIGGVDIGTMQPVSGSLLNLIPGDNTFEFTFVPSDASGPQNYDGIRIQSASLLSVVQNTKVFDAHYNKSASSAVCTPGDIRDIFYGATDLGALTVIGTVGVSDAWNVADNDIATFATMYSGAGVLAAADLTVEFKTPSVVTDTLRIVISRPGSILSVNLLNGFTIQRYLGSVAVGAPIDNSSPFFSSNLLPGNTMAMVLVSSPTAEPYDRVRIRLGGTVGVLDLLRVHTVDRVANTTVIGADPDNKITVCPGTDITLQIPEEACSTYIWYDSPTGGTQLATGQTYTVPAILAPGTYKYYIQSIRYGCPALERGEVTVVVRATTPASAIANVTINGGNNNIICTEDGKVTLDAILNALPVLTNPVYHWYKFDGTTSQLVVGETTSKLVLTGLVPGTYTYYVGVSSDEFCETMEADRKQVTFTILPTSLETDIVIDNASICHDTDAVLTPTSSLTNPVFFWYLDANKTQPIVSGVSGGVTYTISGTGTLTASGLTTAMSPITYYVAVASDNTCQNKNGELKKVTVIVNDPPTPTTNDTTQDFCLVNNPTVANLQVNEANVVWYNVSTGGIALATTAALANGPYYAAILDPATSCESSVRLLVTVTVSDPGTPVITKTSQDFCLVNAPTFASIDVSPATNIVWYNALTGGNLIPSATVLTSGTYYAAIKDPTTTCESKVRLPITISVTDPGTPVITKTTQDFCLVNAPTFASIDVSPATNIVWYNTLTGGNLIPPNTALTSGTYYAAIKDPTTTCESKVRLAIVINVTDPGIPVITKTTQDFCLVNAPTFASIDVSPATNIVWYDALTGGNLIPPNTVLTTGTYYAAIKDPVTTCESKVRLAINISVTDPGTPVITKTTQDFCLVNAPTFASIDVSPATNIVWYNALTGGNLIPSATVLTSGTYYAAIKDPTTTCESKVRLPITISVTDPGTPVITKTTQDFCLVNAPTFASIDVSPATNIVWYNTLTGGNLIPPNTALTSGTYYAAIKDPTTTCESKVRLAIVINVTDPGIPVITKTTQDFCLVNAPTFASIDVSPATNIVWYDALTGGNLIPPNTVLTTGTYYAAIKDPTTTCESKVRLAINISVTDPGTPVITKTTQNFCLVNAPTFASIDVSPATNIVWYNTLTGGNLIPPTTALTSGTYYAAIKDPTTTCESKVRLAINISVTDPEAPVITKTTQNFCLIDAPTFATIDVSPEVAANIVWYNVLTGGTMIPSTTALTSGTYYAAMKDPITTCESKVRLAINISVTDPGIPVITKTTQNFCLVNAPTFASIDVSPATNIVWYDALTGGNLIPSITALTTGTYYAAIKDPITTCESKVRLAINISVTDPGTPVITKTTQDFCLVNAPTFVSIDVSPATNIVWYNTLTGGNLIPPTTALTSGTYYAAIKDPATTCESKVRLAINISVTDPEAPVITKTTQNFCLIDAPTFATIDVSPEVAANIVWYNALTGGNMIPSTTALTSGTYYAAMKDPITTCESKVRLAIVINVTDPGTPVITKTTQNFCLIDAPTFATIDVSPSTNIVWYDALTGGNLIPSATALTTGTYYAAIKDPITTCESKVRLAINISVTDPGTPVITKTTQNFCLVNAPTFASIDVSPSTNIVWYDALTGGNLIPSTTTLTTGTYYAAIKDPTTTCESKVRLAINISVTDPGTPTTTAATQVFCSGVLPKVSNIQVNEANVVWYSTMTGGTAIAPTTALVSGDYFGAIKDPVTGCESKTRLKVTITIGNTVNPTTTDTTQDFCSTNAPTVASIQVNEPNVVWYTASTGGTVIPATTALTTGIYYGNIIDPITGCESTTRLQITVTVSNPSPTPTTTDASQDFCSINAPKVSNIQVNEANVIWYSTATGGTAIAPTTALATGTYYGVVSSNSGCENPVRLAVAVSVNTPGVITTPKPTQTFCLSAVPTLASILVNESNVVWYASATGGTPLAINTPLTATTYYAGALNNTTNGCDSATRLGIVVNFENDALVQLATTDDTPCVFKAVTYSIANGKSNYVWSITNGTIVSGGGTADGSVTVSWSDIGPGKVQVTYTNTCNETTTKSLNVTVATCSDLTITNTVSNLTPNFGDVVTFTVTVNNVGEGSFINTIVSELIPSGLSLVSSNTTAGTYDPNTHLWTIPTLNSGQSVVLTITAEVLPNGTYTNVATIEVSTPQDVDAANNSASVTLQPICLTVYNEFTPNNDGSNDLFRIDCIESYPDNELKVFNRYGSLVYSKQHYENDWDGTANVSGVVNRGDMLPTGTYFYVITIGDGSVKKGWLSIMR; this is encoded by the coding sequence ATGAAAAAAAATTTTACTTTTTGTAGTCTCAACTTTCAGAAGAGATTATTCGGACTGCTACTTTTCTTCTTATTATGCACTAATGTATTTTCTCAGACTATTTGCAGACCAGTGTCTCAAACAAATAGTCAAGGGGGATTTTTGTGCTTAGGATTAAATGTTAATAGTCCAGCCAACGCTTATGACAGCGCAGGCTTAACGACTTTTGCAACCCTGACAAATTCTGTTGGTGTAAGCTGTTTCGTCGAAGAAACAATGACCTTGAACCAGACGGCTAAAGCAGGAGATCAAATTGCAATTTATTTTGGTACAGGAAATGGTTTGCTGGATCTTGGATTATTATCTAATGCATCACTTCAAACCAAAATGTCAGGTACAAATGTAGGTTCAAGTGTGACTTTGAATGACCCGAGTTTGAATTTGATTTTTTTATTAGGAAACACTGTTGGGGTTGCAAAATATACCTTAACAGGCGATGCAAATCAAGTACAAATTAAAGTTGGAGGGATTTTAAGTCTTTTACTCAGCTTACGAATTTATGATGTTCGTTTAGAATTTGTACAGCCAACAGTTACTGGCGGTTTATCACAAACTGTTTGTGCCGGATCTGCGACAACGCTTACAGCTACTCCAGCCGCAGGAACTACGCTTGAATGGTATAGTTCAGCGGCGTCGACAGTACCATTAGCAACAGGAAATACTTACACAACTCCTGTTTTAAATGCTAATACTACCTATTATATTGGTATTTCCCGAGCTGCGGGATGTGAAGGCAATGTTCGAGTACCAGTTGTTCTTAATGTTTCTAACCCAGTCGCACCGGCGGTTAATAACGCTGGGACTGTTATTTGTTCTACAGGAGCAACTCAGCAGACCACTTTAACGCTTTTAAATCCTATTCCGGGAACGACATACTCATGGTATTCTGTTCCAAGTGGCGGAGCAGCATTAACAACCGGAACAACATATTCACCTACTGTGCCTTTGGGTACTACAACCTTTTATGTCGAAGGTGCGATAGGCAGTTGTAAAAGTCCTACACGAACTGCAGTTAATGTAGTTTCTACAGCAGTTCCTGCAACACCAACAGTTTTAACGCAAAGTGTTACGATTCAGTCCGGTCAAAATGCAACTCTAAATGCAGAAACTTCTGAACCCGGAGCGCAATTAAATTGGTATGATGTTGCTACAGGCGGAACACCAGTTGCAACAAATACACCAAATTTTACGACACCTATTTTAACTGCAACAACAACATATTATGTTGAAGCTCAAAGCTCAAACGGCAATTGTGTTAGTGCAGTAAGAGTTCCTGTAACAGTTACGGTTCAGTCCGCTTTAGGCGGATGTCATGAAGCTAGCAGCCAGCAGACAACACAAAATGGTTTGTGTTTATTGTGTAGTTCCACAAATCCAAATAATTCTGTAGATGGAAATACTGCAACTGCAGCGAGACTTACCGTTCCTCTTGGTTTAATTAATGGATGGATTCAGCAGACATTGCAATTTACTAATCCGGGTAAAACGGGTGACATCGTTGATGTTGAATTAGAGATACCAGGCGGATTAACCAATCTTTCATTATTAGGACAGATTAGTCTGGCAACGTATAATGGAGCAACGTATAATAATGACAGAATTTCAATTGACAATCCGTCAATTATTTTGCAAGCATTAAGCGGAGACCGTTTTAGAGCAAGCGTGACTGCGGGAGCAAATTTTGATCGTGTAGAAATTCGATTAGGAGGTTTGGTTGCTTTAGTCGCAAATTTAGATATTTATCAGGCAACCTATAGATATAAAGCTCCGGCTATAACAGGAAATACAACTGTTTGCAGCGGACAAACGACAACATTAACCGCCGTTCTTGCTGTTGGTGAAACTGTTAATTGGTATAGCGCAGCGACTGGTGGAGCCTCATTAGCTTCTACAGCTGCATTTACAACTCCGGTTTTAACAACAGGAACAACTTATTATGTTGAAATAACAAGAAATGGCTGTGTTAACAGTGAAAGAAACCCGGTTCAGGTTCTGGTAGATAATCCGGTATTGCCTGTAGTTGATGTTTCACCATCAACAATATGCAGCGGACAATCAGCTACATTAAGTGTTCAGACTCCAGTAGTTGGTACTACTTATAATTGGTATGATGCTGCATCTGGAGGAAATTTACTATTTACAGGAACTTCATTTACGACACCGGCTTTAACAGCAAATACAAATTATTATGTTGAAGCAGTTATTGGAAGTTGTTCAACTCCAACACGTACAGCTGTAAATCTTACCATTAATCCGCTGCCTGCTGTACCAACTTTTGCTTCTTCAAATGTTATTATACAATCTGGACAAACAATTGCATTATCGGTTTCTAATCCTGTTGCAGGAGTGAAATATAATTGGTATGATGTTCCAACAGGAGGTATATCTGTAGCTTTAAATACCACATCATATACTCCAAGCCCTGTTTTAACGGCTAATAAAACATATTATGTTGAAGCTGTCGACGCAGTGACTGATTGTACAAATCCAGTAAGAGGAGTTATTAATGTTATTGTAATAGATAATGTTAGTACTTGTTTACAAGCTGGTTCTCAAATAACAAGTACAGGTGGTTTGTGTATTTTGTGTACTTCTGCTAATCAAAATGATTCTGTGGATGGTGATATAAGTACATTTGCAGAACTTACCGCACCACTTGGTGTTACAGGTTACATTCAGCAGCTTTTGACTTTTGCTACGCCAGGCCAGACAGGAGATATAATTGATATTGAATTAGAAATACCTGGTGGATTAACCAATGGTACATTATTAGGAGCGGTTAGTCTGGCAACTTTTAATGGGGTAACGTATAATAATGACAGGGTTACAATTACCAATAATTTATTGAACCTTCAACCATTGTCAGGAAATAGATTTAAAGCAAGTTTTACTGCAACTGCACCATTTGATAAGGTTGAGGTAAGATTAGGAGGTGTGGCAACAGCATTAGCTAATTTGTACATTTATCAAGCTTCTTACAGATTTCCAAATGCGGTAATAACAGGAGCTTCGGCGCCAATTTGTTCAGGACAGACAGCTTCTTTAACGGCTTCTTCTACAGGAACAGAAACCTTTACCTGGTATGATGCACCAACAGGAGGAAACATTGTTGCAGTTAATCCAACGGCTTCTTTAACATCTACTACAACATATTATTTAGAAGCAACTCGTGGAGGAACTTGTATTAATAGTTTACGTCAGGCTGTTACCGTTACAGTATTGTCAATTCCTACAGATGCCGATGTTATAATTACAACTCCAGTTGAGGCTACTTGTGCGGGAGATGCGGTTTTAACCCCAACATCATCAACAATTACAGGAGCTGAGTTTAGATATTATACGGATCAAAATAAAACTCAGGAAATTATAACTGGAACTACTGTAGCGAGTCAGCCGGGAGTAACATTTACCAAAAATGCTATAACTGGAGAACTTACTATTGCAGGCTTAAATGCTGCAGGAGCACCTTATAATTACTTTGTCTCAATTTTAAATGGAGGTACTTGTGAGAATGTAAATGGAACATTAAAACAAGTAATCGTTAATTTTCCTTCAACTACTGTTTTAAATGTAAATGCTACGTTGACAGGTTGTGGAAGTGCTAATTTAAGAAATGCGATAACTAATTTTGATTCAACAGGAAATACAACCTATACTTTCTATGATTCATCAAATAATGTAATAACTTCAGATGCTGCGGCTAATATTACAATAAGTGGTGTTTATTCAATTTTGGCTCAGGGTAATGGGGTTACTTGTCCTTCGGTTAAGCGATCTGTCACTGTGACAATAAATGCATTGCCAAGCTTGGTTGTAACAAACCCATCAGAATCAGTAAATATAGGTTCAAATGTTACCTTAACAGCGGTTTCAACAGGAACAATTTCATGGTTTGATCCACACGGAAATCCTTTAACCGGACCAACATTTACTACTGGGGTTTTAAACACACCGGGAGTTTATACTTATACAGTTGTTGCCAGCGATGGAATTTGTTCTGCAACTGCAACAAAAGTGATTAATGTAATTGATCTTAGCAAATGTCAGTCTTTAACAGAAAGAGTTTATGCCACTGCACAAACATCTGGATCAATAATTACAGGAAGTGTTACTGACGGAGCAAATGCAGTTGACGGTAATCCGCAGACATTCTCAACTATTACTACAGGGGTAGGACTTTTAGGAGTTGGTACAACCTGGCAAAATTTAACCTGGCCGGCACCTATTGTAAAAGGAACACCGGTAACTATTAAATTAGGTTCTGAATCCACCGTATTAGCGGTTGGTCAAAATCTATCAGTAATAGGGACTATAGGCGGTGTTGACATTGGAACAATGCAGCCCGTATCTGGTTCATTATTGAATTTAATTCCCGGAGACAATACCTTTGAGTTTACTTTTGTTCCTTCAGATGCTTCGGGCCCGCAGAATTATGACGGAATACGTATTCAGTCAGCTTCACTTTTAAGTGTTGTTCAAAATACAAAAGTATTCGATGCTCATTATAACAAATCGGCTTCAAGTGCAGTTTGTACGCCTGGAGATATTCGTGATATTTTTTATGGCGCAACTGATTTGGGAGCCTTAACTGTTATAGGTACAGTAGGAGTGAGCGATGCATGGAATGTTGCAGACAATGATATTGCAACTTTTGCTACAATGTACAGCGGAGCAGGGGTTTTGGCCGCAGCTGACTTAACAGTTGAATTTAAAACACCATCAGTTGTAACTGATACACTGAGAATTGTCATTTCAAGACCAGGTTCAATTTTAAGTGTTAATTTATTAAATGGATTTACTATTCAGCGTTACTTAGGAAGTGTTGCCGTTGGAGCGCCAATTGACAATTCAAGTCCATTTTTTAGCTCAAACTTATTGCCGGGAAATACAATGGCAATGGTTTTGGTTTCTTCACCAACAGCAGAACCATACGATAGAGTAAGAATTCGTTTAGGAGGAACTGTAGGAGTATTAGATTTATTAAGAGTTCATACAGTAGACAGAGTTGCAAACACAACTGTAATAGGAGCCGATCCGGATAATAAAATAACGGTCTGCCCTGGAACAGATATAACGCTTCAGATACCTGAAGAAGCCTGTTCAACCTATATTTGGTATGATTCTCCAACAGGCGGAACTCAATTAGCTACCGGTCAAACTTATACAGTTCCGGCAATATTAGCTCCTGGTACATATAAATATTATATTCAGTCAATTCGTTATGGTTGTCCAGCCTTAGAAAGAGGTGAAGTTACTGTAGTAGTGAGAGCAACTACTCCTGCAAGTGCAATAGCAAATGTGACAATAAACGGAGGAAATAACAATATAATTTGTACCGAAGATGGTAAAGTAACTCTGGATGCGATTTTAAATGCTTTGCCTGTACTTACTAATCCTGTATATCACTGGTATAAATTCGATGGTACAACAAGTCAGTTAGTTGTGGGCGAAACAACTTCAAAATTAGTATTGACAGGATTAGTTCCCGGAACTTATACTTATTATGTTGGAGTTAGCTCAGATGAGTTTTGTGAAACTATGGAAGCTGATAGAAAACAAGTAACATTCACGATTTTACCAACTTCACTTGAAACTGATATTGTGATAGACAATGCTTCTATTTGTCATGATACAGATGCAGTATTGACACCAACAAGCTCTTTAACAAATCCAGTATTCTTCTGGTATTTAGATGCTAATAAAACACAGCCTATCGTTAGTGGAGTAAGTGGCGGAGTAACCTATACAATAAGTGGTACCGGAACTTTAACCGCCTCAGGTTTGACAACAGCTATGAGTCCTATTACTTATTATGTAGCTGTGGCAAGTGACAATACATGTCAGAATAAAAATGGTGAACTTAAAAAAGTAACCGTAATTGTTAATGATCCTCCTACGCCAACGACTAATGATACAACGCAGGATTTCTGTTTAGTAAACAATCCAACCGTTGCAAATCTTCAGGTAAATGAGGCAAATGTAGTTTGGTACAATGTATCAACAGGGGGAATAGCGCTGGCAACAACAGCTGCTTTGGCAAATGGTCCTTATTATGCGGCGATTTTAGATCCTGCGACTAGTTGTGAAAGTTCAGTTCGATTGTTAGTAACTGTAACCGTATCTGATCCTGGAACACCTGTAATAACTAAAACGTCTCAGGATTTCTGTTTAGTAAACGCTCCAACATTTGCATCAATTGATGTAAGTCCGGCAACCAATATTGTTTGGTACAATGCTTTAACCGGAGGAAATTTAATTCCATCAGCTACAGTATTAACATCTGGAACGTATTACGCAGCAATAAAAGATCCGACAACAACTTGTGAGAGTAAAGTTAGATTACCCATTACAATTAGTGTGACTGATCCGGGAACACCAGTAATTACCAAAACAACGCAAGATTTCTGTTTAGTAAATGCTCCTACATTTGCATCAATTGATGTAAGTCCAGCGACAAATATTGTTTGGTACAATACTTTAACCGGAGGAAATTTAATTCCACCAAACACAGCATTAACATCAGGAACTTATTACGCAGCGATCAAAGATCCAACAACAACTTGCGAGAGTAAAGTTAGATTAGCGATTGTAATTAATGTAACAGATCCTGGAATACCAGTAATTACTAAAACAACTCAAGATTTCTGTTTAGTAAATGCACCGACATTTGCATCAATTGATGTAAGTCCTGCAACAAATATTGTTTGGTACGATGCTTTAACCGGCGGAAACTTGATTCCACCAAACACAGTATTAACAACTGGAACGTATTACGCAGCGATAAAAGATCCAGTAACTACTTGTGAAAGTAAAGTTAGATTAGCGATCAACATCAGCGTGACAGATCCGGGAACACCAGTAATTACCAAAACAACGCAAGATTTCTGTTTAGTAAATGCTCCAACATTTGCATCAATTGATGTAAGTCCGGCAACCAATATTGTTTGGTACAATGCTTTAACCGGAGGAAATTTAATTCCATCAGCTACAGTATTAACATCTGGAACGTATTACGCAGCAATAAAAGATCCGACAACAACTTGTGAGAGTAAAGTTAGATTACCCATTACAATTAGTGTGACTGATCCGGGAACACCAGTAATTACCAAAACAACGCAAGATTTCTGTTTAGTAAATGCTCCTACATTTGCATCAATTGATGTAAGTCCAGCGACAAATATTGTTTGGTACAATACTTTAACCGGAGGAAATTTAATTCCACCAAACACAGCATTAACATCAGGAACTTATTACGCAGCGATCAAAGATCCAACAACAACTTGCGAGAGTAAAGTTAGATTAGCGATTGTAATTAATGTAACAGATCCTGGAATACCAGTAATTACTAAAACAACTCAAGATTTCTGTTTAGTAAATGCACCGACATTTGCATCAATTGATGTAAGTCCGGCAACCAATATTGTTTGGTACGATGCTTTAACCGGCGGAAACTTGATTCCACCAAACACAGTATTAACAACTGGAACGTATTACGCAGCGATCAAAGATCCAACAACAACTTGCGAAAGTAAAGTTAGATTAGCGATCAACATCAGCGTGACTGATCCGGGAACACCAGTAATTACCAAAACAACTCAGAATTTCTGTTTAGTAAACGCTCCGACATTTGCATCAATTGATGTAAGTCCGGCAACCAATATTGTTTGGTACAATACTTTAACCGGCGGGAATTTAATTCCACCAACCACAGCATTAACAAGCGGAACCTATTACGCGGCGATAAAAGATCCAACAACAACTTGCGAAAGTAAAGTTAGATTAGCGATCAACATCAGCGTGACTGATCCTGAAGCACCGGTAATTACAAAAACAACGCAGAATTTCTGTTTGATTGACGCACCAACATTTGCAACGATCGATGTAAGTCCAGAAGTTGCTGCAAACATTGTTTGGTACAATGTTTTAACCGGAGGGACCATGATTCCATCCACAACAGCATTAACAAGCGGAACTTATTATGCAGCGATGAAAGATCCAATAACAACTTGTGAGAGTAAAGTTAGATTAGCTATCAACATCAGCGTGACTGATCCTGGAATACCGGTAATTACAAAAACAACTCAGAATTTCTGTTTAGTAAATGCTCCGACATTTGCATCAATTGATGTAAGTCCGGCAACAAATATTGTTTGGTACGATGCTTTAACCGGAGGAAATTTAATTCCATCTATAACAGCATTAACAACGGGGACCTATTATGCAGCGATCAAAGATCCAATAACAACTTGCGAAAGTAAAGTTAGATTAGCGATCAACATCAGCGTAACTGATCCTGGAACACCAGTAATTACTAAAACAACTCAAGATTTCTGTTTAGTAAATGCGCCAACATTTGTATCAATTGATGTAAGTCCGGCAACCAATATTGTTTGGTACAATACTTTAACCGGCGGGAATTTAATTCCACCAACCACAGCATTAACAAGCGGAACATATTACGCAGCGATCAAAGATCCAGCAACAACTTGCGAAAGTAAAGTTAGATTAGCGATCAACATCAGCGTGACTGATCCTGAAGCACCAGTAATTACAAAAACAACTCAGAATTTCTGTTTGATTGATGCGCCAACGTTTGCAACGATTGATGTAAGTCCAGAAGTTGCTGCAAACATTGTTTGGTACAATGCTTTAACCGGAGGGAATATGATTCCATCCACCACAGCATTAACAAGCGGAACTTATTATGCAGCGATGAAAGATCCAATAACAACTTGCGAAAGTAAAGTTAGATTAGCGATTGTAATTAATGTAACAGATCCTGGAACACCGGTAATTACCAAAACAACTCAGAATTTCTGTTTGATTGATGCGCCAACATTTGCAACAATTGATGTAAGTCCTTCAACAAATATTGTATGGTACGATGCTTTAACCGGCGGAAATTTAATTCCATCAGCTACAGCATTAACAACCGGAACGTATTACGCAGCGATCAAAGATCCAATAACAACTTGCGAGAGTAAAGTTAGATTAGCGATCAACATCAGCGTGACTGATCCTGGAACACCAGTAATTACAAAAACAACGCAGAATTTCTGTTTAGTAAACGCTCCAACATTTGCATCAATTGATGTAAGTCCTTCAACAAATATTGTATGGTACGATGCTTTAACCGGCGGAAATTTAATTCCATCCACAACGACATTAACAACCGGAACGTATTACGCGGCAATCAAAGATCCAACAACAACTTGCGAAAGTAAAGTTAGATTAGCGATCAACATCAGCGTGACTGATCCGGGAACACCAACAACAACAGCTGCAACTCAGGTTTTCTGTTCAGGTGTTTTACCTAAAGTTTCTAATATTCAGGTAAACGAAGCTAATGTAGTTTGGTATAGCACTATGACAGGAGGAACAGCAATTGCACCAACAACAGCATTAGTAAGCGGAGATTACTTTGGAGCCATAAAAGATCCGGTAACGGGTTGTGAAAGTAAAACCAGATTAAAAGTTACAATTACTATTGGAAACACAGTTAATCCAACAACAACAGATACTACTCAAGATTTCTGTTCAACAAATGCACCAACAGTTGCAAGTATTCAGGTAAACGAACCTAATGTAGTTTGGTATACCGCTTCAACAGGAGGAACAGTAATTCCGGCAACGACGGCTTTAACTACTGGTATTTATTACGGAAATATTATAGATCCGATAACAGGATGTGAGAGCACAACTCGTTTACAAATTACTGTTACAGTTTCAAATCCGAGTCCAACACCAACAACTACAGATGCTTCGCAAGACTTTTGTTCAATAAATGCACCAAAAGTTTCTAATATTCAGGTAAACGAAGCAAACGTAATTTGGTATAGTACAGCAACTGGCGGAACAGCAATTGCACCAACAACAGCATTAGCGACAGGAACATATTACGGTGTTGTTTCAAGCAATTCTGGCTGCGAAAATCCAGTTAGATTAGCGGTTGCAGTAAGTGTAAATACACCGGGTGTTATTACTACACCAAAACCAACACAAACATTCTGTTTATCAGCAGTGCCAACATTAGCAAGCATATTGGTAAACGAGTCTAATGTAGTTTGGTATGCCTCTGCAACTGGTGGTACACCATTAGCAATAAATACACCATTAACAGCAACTACATACTATGCAGGTGCTTTAAATAATACAACTAATGGTTGTGATAGCGCTACGAGATTAGGAATAGTAGTTAATTTTGAAAACGATGCTTTAGTACAATTAGCAACTACAGACGATACACCATGTGTTTTCAAAGCAGTTACTTATTCAATAGCAAACGGAAAATCAAATTATGTTTGGTCAATTACTAACGGAACAATAGTTTCTGGCGGAGGAACCGCAGACGGATCTGTAACAGTTTCATGGTCTGATATCGGGCCGGGTAAAGTTCAGGTAACATATACCAATACTTGTAATGAAACAACAACAAAATCGTTGAACGTTACAGTAGCCACATGTTCTGATTTAACTATTACCAATACCGTTAGCAATCTAACACCAAATTTTGGTGATGTAGTAACATTTACCGTTACGGTAAACAATGTTGGAGAAGGTAGTTTTATAAATACTATAGTTAGTGAGTTAATACCAAGCGGACTTAGTTTAGTAAGTTCTAATACAACAGCAGGCACATACGATCCGAATACACACCTTTGGACAATTCCAACTTTGAATTCCGGACAGAGTGTTGTACTAACAATTACCGCAGAAGTATTACCAAACGGTACTTATACAAATGTTGCCACTATCGAAGTTTCAACTCCACAAGATGTTGATGCAGCAAATAACTCGGCTTCTGTTACATTACAGCCAATTTGTTTGACAGTTTATAATGAGTTCACTCCAAATAATGATGGATCAAATGATCTCTTTAGAATTGATTGTATCGAATCATATCCAGATAATGAGTTGAAAGTATTTAACAGATACGGTTCATTAGTATATAGTAAACAGCATTATGAAAATGATTGGGACGGAACTGCCAATGTATCAGGAGTTGTTAATAGAGGAGATATGTTGCCAACAGGTACTTATTTTTATGTGATAACCATTGGAGATGGATCGGTTAAAAAAGGATGGTTATCTATTATGAGATAA